A region from the Bacteroidales bacterium genome encodes:
- a CDS encoding restriction endonuclease, translating into MKSANFNITKKSGDIIRFDSDKLRKSFERSGASEKDIDDVIKHLSENVYDGITTKRLFQLAYTFLRKRSLEVAGRYRLKNAIMELGPTGYPFERFIAELMKYQGFDTEVGVIVEGHCISHEVDVVAQKEEQKIMIECKFHGNTHTKSDVKVALYIHSRYNDVLKTWKKTDPKNIQNYQGWIVTNTRFTQDAVDYANCAGLHLVSWDYPSQGSLRERIDISGLHPITVLHSISKREKQLLLDKGLVLCRMLTAENLKKFNISGNRIRKVLQEAYTLTAPK; encoded by the coding sequence ATGAAAAGTGCCAACTTCAATATCACTAAAAAATCAGGAGACATAATCCGCTTTGATTCAGACAAATTGAGGAAATCTTTTGAACGTTCCGGAGCAAGTGAAAAAGACATAGATGATGTTATAAAACATCTTTCGGAAAATGTTTACGATGGCATAACAACAAAAAGGCTTTTCCAATTAGCCTATACTTTTCTCAGAAAAAGATCTTTAGAAGTTGCAGGACGTTATCGCTTAAAAAATGCCATTATGGAACTTGGACCTACCGGTTATCCTTTTGAGCGTTTTATTGCTGAATTAATGAAATATCAAGGCTTTGATACTGAAGTAGGTGTTATAGTCGAGGGACATTGCATATCACACGAAGTAGATGTAGTTGCTCAAAAAGAAGAGCAGAAAATAATGATTGAGTGTAAATTCCACGGAAACACACATACAAAATCAGATGTAAAAGTAGCTTTGTATATCCATTCCCGATACAATGATGTTTTAAAAACATGGAAAAAAACAGACCCTAAAAATATACAAAACTACCAAGGTTGGATAGTTACCAATACCCGTTTCACACAAGATGCCGTTGACTATGCCAATTGTGCCGGACTACATTTGGTTTCATGGGATTATCCATCGCAAGGAAGTCTGCGTGAACGGATTGATATTTCCGGCTTACACCCAATCACAGTTTTACATTCCATAAGTAAACGAGAAAAACAATTACTTCTGGATAAAGGTTTGGTTTTATGTCGTATGCTAACTGCCGAAAACTTGAAAAAATTTAATATTAGCGGAAATCGTATCAGAAAAGTTTTGCAAGAAGCTTACACTCTGACTGCTCCAAAGTAA
- a CDS encoding amidohydrolase family protein — MILLKNIKYIDWRTFEISKVNLLVEEGINKTIQFVSESQIAKLPQDCQHLECNGKFAIKSFVNAHHHAYSALAAGMPQPKEAPQNFLEILQKIWWKLDKALSKDMIEISAATTAISSAKNGVSFVIDHHASPFAICDSLSNMANQFEKVGLNHLLCYEISDRDGLTIRNEGLEETENYLQNHQGLVGLHAAFTLSDDSLSKAQKLAEKYQSGVHIHVAEDSYDQQYNVKKYNKRVVDRLADFGLLNFDKTILAHCIHIDENERKQIADSKAWVVQNPESNLNNQVGFYNSLHLKNKTMLGTDGMHSNMIRSTQSAFFAGLGKDDIDIPKAYNRLRNVHNYLAANGFDGDGENNLSIFDYNAPTPLTQSNFLGHFFYAFENKQIDSLIVNGRFVMKNKIIMNIDEDLIMKESQKLAKTLWKKIQ; from the coding sequence ATGATTTTACTTAAAAATATAAAATATATCGACTGGAGAACTTTTGAAATAAGCAAAGTAAACTTATTGGTTGAAGAAGGGATAAACAAAACAATACAATTTGTAAGCGAAAGCCAAATTGCTAAACTGCCACAAGATTGTCAACATTTAGAATGTAATGGAAAATTCGCTATAAAATCTTTTGTCAATGCGCATCACCACGCATATTCGGCTCTTGCAGCCGGAATGCCACAACCCAAAGAAGCTCCACAGAATTTTCTTGAAATATTACAAAAAATTTGGTGGAAACTGGATAAAGCCTTAAGCAAAGATATGATTGAAATTAGTGCTGCAACCACGGCTATTTCGAGTGCAAAAAATGGCGTTAGCTTTGTAATCGATCATCATGCTTCACCATTTGCAATATGTGATTCACTAAGCAATATGGCAAATCAATTTGAGAAAGTTGGACTTAATCATTTGCTTTGTTACGAAATTTCCGATAGAGATGGATTAACTATCCGCAATGAAGGTCTTGAAGAAACAGAAAACTATTTGCAAAATCATCAGGGATTAGTCGGCTTACATGCTGCTTTTACTCTATCTGATGATAGCTTATCAAAAGCACAAAAATTAGCCGAGAAATACCAAAGTGGCGTTCATATTCACGTTGCAGAAGACTCTTATGATCAACAATATAATGTAAAAAAGTACAATAAACGAGTTGTCGACAGACTCGCAGATTTTGGACTTCTTAATTTTGACAAAACAATCTTGGCTCATTGCATTCATATTGATGAAAATGAGAGAAAACAAATTGCTGATTCTAAAGCTTGGGTGGTACAAAATCCTGAGAGCAACTTAAATAATCAGGTAGGCTTTTATAATTCTCTACACCTTAAAAATAAAACGATGCTTGGTACCGACGGTATGCATAGCAATATGATACGCTCAACACAATCAGCATTTTTTGCAGGTTTAGGTAAAGACGATATTGATATTCCTAAAGCCTATAATAGGCTACGGAATGTGCATAATTACTTAGCGGCAAACGGTTTTGATGGTGATGGCGAAAACAATCTTAGTATTTTTGACTATAATGCTCCTACCCCATTAACACAGTCCAATTTTCTCGGGCATTTCTTTTATGCATTTGAAAATAAGCAAATCGACAGTCTTATTGTAAATGGGAGATTTGTTATGAAAAATAAGATAATAATGAATATAGATGAGGATTTAATTATGAAAGAATCTCAGAAATTAGCTAAAACACTTTGGAAAAAAATACAATAG
- the purE gene encoding 5-(carboxyamino)imidazole ribonucleotide mutase — MKAIVSIIMGSTSDFGVMEKAAKFFDEMEIPFEINALSAHRTPDEVEKFARNAKDRGIKVIIAGAGMAAHLPGVIAAMTPIPVIGVPINATLDGMDSLLAIVQMPPGIPVATVGINGALNAAILAAQMMATGDENLMNKTISYKETLKQKIVKANKDLSEIKFKFKV, encoded by the coding sequence ATGAAAGCTATAGTAAGTATTATTATGGGTAGCACTTCTGATTTTGGTGTAATGGAAAAGGCAGCTAAATTCTTTGATGAGATGGAAATTCCTTTTGAAATTAATGCTTTGTCGGCTCACCGAACACCTGATGAAGTTGAGAAATTCGCGAGAAATGCAAAAGATCGTGGGATTAAAGTAATTATTGCGGGTGCCGGTATGGCAGCTCATCTGCCTGGTGTAATTGCTGCTATGACTCCAATTCCTGTTATTGGGGTTCCTATTAATGCTACGCTTGATGGTATGGATTCTTTGTTGGCAATTGTTCAGATGCCTCCCGGTATTCCTGTGGCAACAGTTGGAATAAATGGAGCTCTTAATGCGGCTATTCTCGCTGCACAAATGATGGCAACAGGGGATGAGAACTTAATGAATAAAACTATTTCCTATAAAGAAACTTTAAAGCAAAAGATTGTAAAAGCTAATAAAGACTTATCTGAAATTAAGTTTAAATTTAAGGTTTAG
- the murB gene encoding UDP-N-acetylmuramate dehydrogenase, which yields MNIQANFSLKNHNTFGVNINCKTFVTLNSEEDSINFIQHNLDKTLPYFIIGGGSNLLFTKDFDGTIIQMQNKGFEIVDENNKYVWIKAAAGEKWDDFVAWSVEKKYAGAENLSKIPGTIGAAPIQNIGAYGVELSEIFNALEAVEITSGKLKRFYLKELKFGYRDSIFKQKLKNKYIITAVILKLNKFPFFKIDYGNIKAELETMTYENLNIAVIRQAVINIRTNKLPETNKLGNAGSFFKNPIVDNDKHLSLKKSFPNLVSYDLKNGTYKLAAGWLIDNTGLKGYSKGKVAIHKNQALIIVNLGGAGGKEILEFSQEIQNKVQNLFGVKLEREVNVI from the coding sequence ATGAATATTCAAGCAAATTTTTCACTTAAAAACCATAATACTTTTGGTGTCAATATCAACTGTAAAACTTTTGTTACACTAAATAGTGAAGAAGACAGCATAAATTTTATTCAGCATAATTTGGATAAGACACTTCCTTATTTCATTATTGGCGGAGGGAGTAATTTATTGTTTACCAAAGATTTTGATGGTACAATTATTCAGATGCAAAACAAAGGCTTTGAAATAGTTGACGAAAACAATAAATACGTTTGGATAAAAGCCGCTGCGGGAGAAAAATGGGACGATTTTGTTGCTTGGAGTGTAGAAAAAAAATATGCCGGAGCCGAAAATTTATCAAAAATACCGGGAACTATTGGGGCAGCTCCTATTCAAAATATTGGAGCATATGGCGTTGAATTATCAGAAATCTTTAACGCTTTAGAAGCCGTAGAAATTACAAGCGGAAAACTTAAACGCTTTTATCTTAAAGAATTAAAATTTGGCTATCGCGATAGCATATTCAAGCAAAAGCTAAAAAACAAATACATTATTACGGCTGTTATTCTTAAACTGAATAAGTTTCCTTTTTTCAAGATTGATTACGGAAATATCAAAGCCGAATTGGAAACAATGACTTACGAAAATCTGAATATTGCCGTAATCAGACAAGCTGTAATTAATATCCGCACTAATAAATTACCAGAAACCAATAAATTAGGAAATGCAGGAAGTTTTTTTAAGAATCCTATTGTAGATAACGATAAGCACCTTAGCTTAAAAAAATCATTTCCTAATTTAGTTTCCTACGATTTAAAAAACGGAACTTATAAACTAGCTGCCGGCTGGCTGATAGATAATACCGGATTAAAAGGATACTCCAAAGGCAAGGTTGCTATTCATAAAAATCAGGCTTTAATTATTGTAAATCTTGGAGGAGCCGGCGGTAAAGAAATCCTTGAATTCTCACAAGAAATTCAAAATAAAGTACAGAACTTATTTGGTGTTAAACTGGAGCGAGAAGTAAATGTTATTTAA